In Streptomyces sp. NBC_00569, a single genomic region encodes these proteins:
- a CDS encoding extracellular solute-binding protein, giving the protein MLTKAFTYDDKLYCAPKDQSTLGLAVNTTLWKKAGLTDADYPKTWDELEAVAKKLTKNGVTGLAFNPDYNELGAFIKQSGSWLTNTDQTKMTATDKANVQALTFVKKLLKEGVLKYPKDLDAGWGGEAFGKRKAAMTIEGNWLAGAMTKDFPDTAYKVVPLPEGPGGKGTMVFTNCWGVAAKSRHQTAAVDLINHLTSDSSQLEFAKAVGVMPAKTTLLEKYVAQNPESKAWADGTAYAQRPVSAPGMRQVMAEFNTSLAQLADSEPAKLLADLQKNGESVLGGSGR; this is encoded by the coding sequence GTGCTGACGAAGGCCTTCACCTACGACGACAAGCTGTACTGCGCGCCCAAGGACCAGTCGACGCTGGGCCTCGCCGTGAACACCACCCTGTGGAAGAAGGCCGGCCTGACCGACGCCGACTACCCCAAGACCTGGGACGAGTTGGAGGCCGTGGCCAAGAAGCTCACCAAGAACGGCGTCACCGGCCTGGCCTTCAACCCCGACTACAACGAGCTCGGCGCCTTCATCAAGCAGTCCGGTTCCTGGCTGACCAACACCGACCAGACGAAGATGACGGCCACGGACAAGGCGAACGTCCAGGCGCTGACCTTCGTCAAGAAGCTGCTCAAGGAAGGCGTGCTCAAGTACCCGAAGGACTTGGACGCCGGATGGGGCGGCGAGGCGTTCGGCAAGCGCAAGGCCGCGATGACCATCGAGGGCAACTGGCTGGCCGGCGCCATGACCAAGGACTTCCCGGACACCGCGTACAAGGTCGTCCCGCTGCCCGAGGGGCCCGGCGGCAAGGGCACCATGGTCTTCACGAACTGCTGGGGCGTCGCCGCCAAGAGTCGGCACCAGACCGCCGCGGTCGACCTGATCAACCATCTCACCAGCGACAGCAGCCAGTTGGAGTTCGCCAAGGCCGTCGGCGTGATGCCCGCGAAGACGACACTGCTCGAGAAGTACGTCGCCCAGAACCCCGAGTCGAAGGCATGGGCGGACGGGACTGCCTACGCCCAGCGGCCGGTGTCCGCTCCCGGCATGCGCCAGGTGATGGCCGAGTTCAACACCTCCCTCGCGCAGCTGGCGGACAGCGAGCCGGCGAAGCTCCTGGCCGACCTGCAGAAGAACGGCGAGAGCGTGCTGGGCGGTAGCGGTCGATGA
- a CDS encoding LacI family DNA-binding transcriptional regulator, whose product MADVARLAEVGKQTVSNALNNPELLRPETLARVNAAIKELGYRPHTAARSLRRRESRTLGYALERSVAGRSNAVYDRFLHALAAAAGYRLMVFSVGSREEEIERYDELLRERAVDAFVLDRTSEDDPRHRWLHDRSVPFVAFGRSWSGDDFGDWVDVDGAAGIEVATEHLIAAGHRRIGLLGWPVGSGTGDDRTAGWLRTMERHGLPVRGLHETALPEAARQAADTLLSRDVTAIMAVSDALALSAYDALRDRGLRPGTDVAVTGFDNSPFTELLDPALTSVEQPLEQVAEECVRMLRARIADPLLPYEHRLLPPGLVVRASSGPAAVDAPAST is encoded by the coding sequence ATGGCTGATGTCGCGCGTCTCGCCGAGGTCGGCAAGCAGACGGTGTCCAACGCCCTCAACAATCCTGAGCTGCTGCGGCCCGAGACCCTGGCCCGGGTCAACGCCGCCATAAAAGAGCTGGGTTACCGTCCGCACACCGCCGCCCGCTCCCTGCGCCGCCGCGAGTCACGCACCCTCGGGTACGCGCTGGAGCGCAGCGTCGCCGGTCGATCCAACGCGGTGTACGACCGCTTCCTGCACGCCCTCGCCGCCGCCGCGGGCTACCGGCTGATGGTCTTTTCGGTCGGCTCCCGTGAGGAAGAGATCGAGCGCTACGACGAGTTGCTGCGGGAACGGGCAGTCGACGCGTTCGTCCTGGACCGCACCAGTGAGGACGATCCGCGCCACCGCTGGCTGCACGACCGATCCGTGCCCTTCGTCGCCTTCGGCCGCTCCTGGAGCGGGGACGACTTCGGCGACTGGGTCGACGTCGACGGCGCGGCGGGCATCGAGGTGGCGACCGAGCACCTCATCGCGGCAGGACACCGGCGGATCGGCCTGCTGGGCTGGCCCGTAGGCAGTGGCACCGGCGACGACCGCACCGCGGGCTGGCTCCGCACCATGGAACGTCACGGACTTCCGGTCCGCGGACTGCACGAGACAGCCCTGCCCGAGGCCGCCCGACAGGCCGCGGACACCCTCCTGAGCCGAGACGTGACCGCGATCATGGCCGTCAGCGACGCCCTCGCCCTCAGCGCTTACGACGCCCTGCGCGACCGCGGGCTGCGGCCCGGCACCGACGTCGCGGTCACCGGCTTCGACAACTCGCCCTTCACCGAACTCCTCGATCCGGCCCTGACCTCCGTCGAACAGCCCCTGGAGCAGGTCGCCGAGGAGTGCGTGCGGATGCTGCGCGCCCGGATCGCCGATCCTCTGCTCCCTTACGAGCACCGGTTGCTGCCCCCCGGACTCGTGGTGAGGGCCAGTTCCGGGCCCGCCGCAGTGGACGCTCCGGCAAGCACCTGA
- a CDS encoding amylo-alpha-1,6-glucosidase: MAQQTPQQIQPAASASEFAGQPFVHDAILAIWAPSFVASRPDGDIAAPVDGFYHGDRRFLSSLRISADGAHLTATNSALESADRATFDAVLRGVAQLTPDPAVALRRDRSVEPGRFRETVTVHNSGSLAAHFTLGITAESDFAAMDAVKSGARTPLAGPRDEGDGLAWVSNGNRMTLTARVHGPTDPDSVPVPVSVDGSRGSWAFTIALAPGDTWTCTLEGLAESATPTPFAPAAREDRPWADLQLASADSDFARLVAQSEQDLARLLLADPEAPGDLFVGAGAPWYLTLFGRDSLWTARMLLPLGTELAAGTLRTLARRQGRAVVSVTEEQPGKILHEVRAEAQETEDGTRLPAQYYGTIDATPLWICLLHDAWRWGMPSEEVAALLPHLEAALNWLVEYGDPDGDGLLEYIDSTGTGLANQGWKDSGDSVRFRDGSLATPPIALCEVQAYAHEAAVSGATLLDAFDRPGGDRYRDWAAHLREAFRRGFWTTDEHGRYPAIALDTDKRPVDAVTSGLGHLLGTGLLDDDEERLVADRLLSPGLSDAFGLRTYATGNGGYNPLGYHVGSVWPHDTAIAVHGLARAGYPDQARHLADNLIAAGPAFDSRLPELFAGTAQSESSRPAPYPASCRPQAWAAAASVALLQALLGLDADVPAGTVSIQPVASGLLPLTVTGLRIAGHELSVSVAADGSAQTHTTAPVEVYALTPDTLPPAPDTA, encoded by the coding sequence ATGGCGCAGCAGACCCCTCAGCAGATACAGCCCGCGGCGTCCGCCTCGGAGTTCGCCGGCCAGCCGTTCGTCCACGACGCGATACTCGCGATCTGGGCGCCCTCCTTCGTGGCCTCCCGCCCCGACGGCGACATCGCCGCTCCGGTCGACGGCTTCTACCACGGTGACCGGCGCTTCCTCAGCTCACTGCGGATCAGCGCCGACGGGGCACACCTCACCGCCACGAACAGCGCGCTGGAGTCTGCCGACCGCGCCACGTTCGACGCCGTGTTGCGGGGCGTCGCCCAGCTCACCCCCGACCCGGCGGTGGCACTGCGCCGGGATCGCAGTGTCGAGCCGGGCCGGTTCCGCGAGACGGTCACCGTCCACAACAGCGGTTCCCTGGCGGCCCACTTCACGCTCGGCATCACCGCCGAGAGCGACTTCGCGGCCATGGACGCCGTCAAGAGCGGTGCCCGGACACCCCTGGCCGGGCCACGCGACGAAGGGGACGGCCTGGCCTGGGTCTCGAACGGCAACCGGATGACGCTCACGGCCCGCGTCCACGGCCCCACCGACCCCGACAGCGTCCCGGTCCCCGTCTCGGTGGACGGCAGCCGCGGCAGCTGGGCCTTCACCATCGCTCTCGCCCCGGGCGATACATGGACCTGCACCCTCGAAGGCCTCGCCGAGAGTGCCACGCCCACGCCCTTCGCCCCGGCGGCACGCGAGGACCGCCCCTGGGCCGACCTCCAACTGGCTTCTGCAGACAGCGACTTCGCCCGACTGGTCGCACAGTCGGAGCAGGACCTGGCCCGTCTGCTGCTGGCCGACCCCGAGGCACCGGGTGATCTGTTCGTCGGGGCGGGCGCCCCTTGGTACCTCACCCTGTTCGGCCGGGACTCGCTGTGGACCGCGCGGATGTTGCTGCCGCTGGGCACCGAACTGGCGGCCGGCACCCTGCGTACACTCGCGCGCCGGCAGGGCCGCGCCGTCGTGTCCGTCACCGAGGAACAGCCCGGCAAGATCCTCCACGAAGTCCGCGCCGAGGCGCAGGAGACAGAGGACGGAACCCGACTGCCCGCGCAGTACTACGGCACCATCGACGCCACTCCCCTGTGGATCTGTCTGCTGCACGACGCATGGCGCTGGGGCATGCCGTCGGAGGAGGTCGCCGCGCTGCTGCCGCACCTCGAAGCAGCTCTCAACTGGCTTGTGGAGTACGGCGACCCGGACGGGGACGGCCTCCTGGAGTACATCGACTCCACCGGCACGGGCCTGGCCAACCAGGGCTGGAAAGACTCCGGCGACTCGGTTCGCTTCCGGGACGGCTCCTTGGCCACCCCGCCCATCGCGCTGTGCGAGGTGCAGGCTTACGCACACGAGGCAGCCGTCTCCGGGGCCACCCTGCTGGACGCCTTCGACCGGCCCGGCGGCGACCGCTACCGCGACTGGGCCGCGCACCTGCGCGAGGCCTTCCGGCGCGGATTCTGGACGACCGACGAACACGGCCGATACCCGGCAATCGCTCTCGACACCGACAAGCGCCCCGTGGACGCTGTCACCTCGGGGCTGGGACATCTGCTCGGCACCGGCCTCCTCGACGACGACGAGGAACGTCTCGTCGCCGACCGACTGCTCTCGCCCGGCCTGTCCGACGCCTTCGGCCTGCGCACGTACGCCACCGGCAACGGCGGTTACAACCCGCTCGGCTACCACGTCGGCTCGGTCTGGCCGCACGACACGGCCATCGCGGTGCACGGACTGGCCCGTGCCGGATACCCCGACCAAGCCCGGCACCTCGCTGACAACCTGATCGCTGCGGGGCCCGCCTTCGACTCCCGCCTGCCCGAACTCTTCGCGGGCACTGCCCAATCAGAGTCTTCCCGGCCGGCCCCGTACCCGGCATCGTGCCGACCGCAGGCATGGGCCGCCGCCGCGTCCGTGGCCCTGCTCCAGGCGCTGCTCGGCCTCGATGCAGACGTGCCGGCGGGCACGGTGAGCATTCAGCCGGTCGCGAGCGGGCTGCTGCCGCTGACCGTGACGGGGTTGCGGATCGCCGGTCACGAACTCTCCGTCTCCGTCGCGGCGGACGGCTCCGCGCAGACCCACACCACGGCACCCGTCGAGGTGTACGCCCTCACCCCAGACACCCTGCCCCCTGCGCCGGACACCGCTTGA